The Enterococcus rotai genome includes a window with the following:
- a CDS encoding winged helix-turn-helix domain-containing protein: MKEQEAFNYTLNLKLRTNRIFFGPGVVELLQRISQTGSLNTAAKQMRMSYNKAWRMIQKAEEELGYPLVNKSVGGNNGGGSTVTSQGKKLTAKFLLFQKKTYQITNQYFAEIFSDELDLESVELEERE; the protein is encoded by the coding sequence ATGAAGGAGCAAGAAGCCTTTAATTATACGCTCAATTTGAAATTACGGACAAATCGCATTTTTTTTGGACCTGGCGTCGTTGAACTACTCCAACGGATTTCTCAAACAGGTTCACTAAATACTGCCGCTAAACAGATGCGAATGTCTTATAACAAAGCTTGGCGGATGATCCAAAAAGCTGAGGAAGAACTAGGCTATCCGCTAGTCAATAAAAGTGTAGGTGGGAATAACGGCGGCGGTTCCACCGTAACGAGCCAAGGAAAAAAATTAACAGCAAAGTTTTTGCTTTTTCAAAAGAAAACGTATCAAATCACCAATCAATATTTTGCAGAGATTTTTAGTGATGAATTAGATTTAGAATCAGTAGAGTTGGAGGAAAGAGAATGA
- a CDS encoding nucleoside-triphosphatase codes for MKNFFLEGDKFVGKSTLLQEVIRAVGKAISGFYVKRRMDEQGQIVGFELRAAKELLQKEANLEPIDEHCFIQTESGKRIRNLQVFETWGMALLEEAKTNPTDFILLDEIGGIELLSQKFTNELLTTLQQPQKIVGVFKSDINYQRQKKHTVEALEIGRQRAQLKQTILKNEGQILALNEHNFAEIKKQLSEFLKR; via the coding sequence ATGAAGAATTTTTTTCTAGAAGGAGACAAATTCGTCGGCAAGTCCACATTATTACAAGAGGTAATCAGAGCTGTTGGGAAAGCCATCAGTGGTTTTTATGTGAAACGCAGAATGGATGAACAAGGTCAGATTGTTGGGTTTGAACTGAGGGCTGCAAAAGAATTACTTCAAAAAGAAGCCAATTTAGAGCCGATTGATGAACATTGTTTTATTCAAACTGAAAGCGGCAAACGAATAAGAAATCTGCAAGTGTTTGAAACATGGGGTATGGCTTTATTGGAAGAAGCGAAAACCAATCCAACTGATTTTATTTTATTAGATGAAATCGGAGGGATCGAATTACTATCACAAAAGTTCACAAACGAGCTTTTAACAACGCTACAACAACCGCAAAAAATAGTTGGGGTATTTAAGTCAGACATAAATTATCAAAGACAAAAGAAGCATACAGTTGAAGCGTTAGAGATAGGAAGACAACGAGCACAGCTAAAACAAACTATTCTCAAAAATGAAGGGCAGATTTTAGCATTAAATGAGCATAATTTTGCTGAAATCAAAAAGCAACTGTCTGAATTTTTAAAGAGATAA
- a CDS encoding nucleobase:cation symporter-2 family protein yields the protein MSEKEEKALFDYDAKLSIKEAVPMGLQHVVAAVVGIVTPGIMIAKVCNLSSGDTTIMIQTSLIFSAVATLIQLFPIFGKVGSRLPVMMGASFAYVPILMAIGGDFGIAAIFGAQLVGSILVILVGLSIKKIRILFPPLVTGTVILSIGLSLFPVAIKYMAGGAGSPDFGSAQNWLVALLTFAVVFYFNYFSKGFLKLSSILNGMIIGYVVSLILGMVNFAPVKEASVFQMITPLYFGLDFQIVPILTLVVMFIVDAVQAIGQFTATTVGAMDREPTDQELSGGIIGSGFSNFIGSFFGSVPVATFGQNVGLVTVTRVINKYVMVFASVILLVAGFVPKVASILTTIPYAVIGGATVSVFASISMTGVRMIATQELTPRNTGVVGIALAFGIGVTLSVGCLSGFPPWVTTIFGNSEVILTTIVAVILNVLLKEEKQLAIE from the coding sequence ATGAGTGAAAAAGAAGAAAAGGCATTGTTTGATTATGATGCCAAGTTATCGATCAAAGAAGCTGTTCCAATGGGCTTACAGCACGTAGTAGCAGCAGTTGTTGGGATCGTCACACCTGGAATTATGATTGCTAAAGTCTGCAATCTAAGTTCTGGAGATACGACGATCATGATTCAAACGTCACTGATTTTCTCTGCCGTAGCAACTCTGATTCAGCTTTTTCCGATTTTTGGAAAAGTCGGCTCTAGGTTACCTGTTATGATGGGTGCGAGTTTTGCTTATGTACCGATTTTAATGGCCATTGGTGGAGACTTTGGGATTGCCGCAATTTTTGGTGCTCAGTTGGTTGGCAGTATTTTAGTTATTTTAGTTGGACTCTCTATCAAAAAGATCCGAATATTGTTTCCGCCGCTCGTTACTGGTACGGTCATCTTGAGTATTGGATTATCGCTATTTCCAGTTGCAATCAAATACATGGCTGGGGGAGCTGGCAGCCCAGATTTTGGCTCAGCTCAAAATTGGCTAGTGGCATTACTAACTTTTGCAGTAGTTTTTTATTTTAACTATTTTTCAAAAGGGTTTCTTAAGCTATCCTCTATTCTAAATGGGATGATCATTGGGTATGTTGTTTCATTGATTTTAGGAATGGTCAATTTTGCTCCAGTCAAGGAAGCTTCTGTTTTTCAAATGATCACTCCGTTATACTTTGGTTTAGACTTTCAAATCGTACCGATTTTAACTTTAGTAGTGATGTTTATCGTTGATGCCGTTCAAGCAATCGGGCAGTTCACTGCCACAACAGTTGGAGCAATGGATCGGGAACCAACGGATCAGGAACTTTCTGGCGGGATTATAGGAAGCGGTTTCTCCAATTTTATAGGAAGCTTCTTTGGTTCTGTACCTGTTGCAACATTTGGTCAAAATGTAGGGTTAGTTACGGTGACGAGAGTAATCAATAAATATGTCATGGTTTTTGCCTCTGTTATTTTGCTGGTGGCAGGTTTTGTTCCAAAAGTTGCATCGATTTTGACGACAATTCCTTATGCTGTGATTGGCGGTGCAACGGTCTCTGTGTTTGCATCAATTTCAATGACTGGCGTTCGGATGATCGCAACGCAAGAATTAACTCCTAGAAATACGGGAGTTGTGGGAATTGCGTTAGCTTTTGGTATCGGAGTAACATTATCAGTTGGTTGTTTAAGTGGATTTCCACCTTGGGTAACGACTATTTTTGGTAACTCAGAAGTTATTTTGACAACGATTGTTGCAGTTATTTTAAATGTTTTACTTAAAGAGGAAAAGCAGCTAGCAATCGAATAA
- a CDS encoding RidA family protein: MTNKMVNSTNAPAAVGPYSHSVLAGQTQYISGQLGLDPVSGEMKETVEQQAEQALINLGAILKETDMTYDNVVKTTVFLKNMSDFAKINDIYGKYFSKTLPARSCVEVCELPKNGLFEVEAIAVKN, from the coding sequence ATGACAAACAAAATGGTAAATTCAACAAATGCACCAGCAGCTGTAGGACCTTATTCCCACTCAGTTTTAGCGGGACAGACACAGTATATCTCTGGCCAATTGGGATTAGATCCTGTTAGTGGTGAAATGAAAGAAACTGTTGAGCAGCAAGCAGAACAAGCATTGATCAATTTAGGGGCCATCTTAAAAGAAACAGATATGACTTATGATAATGTTGTAAAAACAACCGTATTTCTAAAAAATATGTCAGATTTTGCCAAAATCAATGACATTTATGGTAAATACTTCTCAAAAACACTTCCTGCCCGTTCTTGTGTAGAAGTATGCGAATTACCTAAGAATGGACTTTTTGAAGTCGAAGCAATTGCCGTTAAAAATTAA
- the arcC gene encoding carbamate kinase, which translates to MVKRVVVALGGNALGDNLTEQMTAVKETSKAIADLIEAGYEVILSHGNGPQVGMIQLAMEELSLSDPSKYPTIPLSVCVAMSQSYIGYDLQNALREELLSRNLEQPVGTVITQVAVDPKDPAFAHPAKPIGRFMSKEEADALVKEKQVTVVEDSGRGYRQVVASPKPKEIVEIKTITSLINSGQTVIACGGGGIPVVKEGNHLSGAAAVIDKDFCSELLAEMVDADLLIILTAVEKVCIDFGKPTQKELSQVSTSEMKKHAADGQFAPGSMLPKVEAAIQFAESKPGRKTLITLLEKAKDGIVGKTGTIIEQ; encoded by the coding sequence ATGGTAAAAAGAGTTGTAGTTGCACTTGGCGGAAACGCATTAGGGGATAATTTAACAGAACAAATGACAGCAGTGAAAGAAACATCTAAAGCCATTGCAGATTTGATCGAGGCAGGATACGAAGTGATTTTGTCTCATGGTAATGGTCCTCAAGTTGGGATGATCCAGTTAGCGATGGAAGAACTGTCGTTAAGTGATCCAAGCAAATACCCGACGATCCCACTGTCCGTTTGTGTGGCGATGAGTCAAAGCTATATCGGCTATGATTTGCAAAATGCTTTACGGGAAGAATTATTGAGTCGTAACTTAGAGCAACCGGTTGGAACTGTGATCACACAAGTAGCTGTCGATCCGAAAGATCCAGCATTTGCTCACCCTGCTAAGCCGATTGGTCGCTTTATGTCAAAAGAAGAAGCAGATGCACTTGTGAAAGAAAAACAAGTGACAGTCGTTGAAGATTCAGGACGAGGCTATCGTCAAGTTGTGGCCTCACCAAAACCAAAAGAAATCGTTGAAATCAAAACGATCACGTCTCTGATCAATTCAGGTCAAACCGTGATTGCTTGTGGTGGTGGTGGTATTCCAGTTGTGAAAGAAGGCAATCATTTAAGTGGCGCTGCAGCTGTAATCGATAAAGATTTCTGTAGCGAACTATTAGCTGAAATGGTAGATGCTGATCTACTGATCATTTTGACAGCCGTAGAAAAAGTTTGTATCGATTTTGGAAAACCAACACAAAAGGAATTGAGTCAAGTATCTACAAGCGAAATGAAAAAGCATGCAGCAGACGGACAGTTTGCACCAGGTTCAATGTTACCGAAAGTAGAAGCGGCAATCCAATTTGCTGAATCAAAACCGGGTCGTAAAACATTGATTACCTTATTAGAAAAAGCCAAAGATGGAATCGTTGGGAAAACGGGTACGATCATTGAGCAATAA
- the ygeW gene encoding knotted carbamoyltransferase YgeW — translation METFNDYIAKLDKLEFDKMYENDFFLTWEKTRDELEAVFTVADTLRYLRENNISTKIFDSGLGISLFRDNSTRTRFSFASACNLLGLEVQDLDEGKSQISHGETVRETANMISFMADIIGIRDDMYIGKGNTYMREVSESVQEGHKDGVLEQRPTLVNLQCDIDHPTQAMADALHLIHEFGGVENLKGKKVAMTWAYSPSYGKPLSVPQGIVGLMTRLGMDVVLAHPEGYEIMPEVEEVAKKNAAEAGGSFTKTNSMAEAFKDADVVYPKSWAPFAAMEKRTQLYGEGDQAGIDKLEKELLAQNTNHKDWECTEELMKTTKDGKALYMHCLPADITGVSCDEGEVEASVFDRYRVELYKEASYKPYIIAAMIFLSKVKSPQATLKELEKKATPREVK, via the coding sequence ATGGAAACTTTTAACGATTATATTGCAAAATTGGACAAATTAGAATTTGATAAAATGTATGAAAACGACTTTTTCTTAACATGGGAAAAAACCCGTGATGAATTGGAAGCTGTTTTTACAGTAGCTGATACTTTACGTTATTTACGTGAAAATAATATTTCAACAAAAATCTTCGATAGCGGTTTAGGTATTTCATTATTCCGTGATAATTCAACAAGAACTCGTTTTAGTTTTGCTTCAGCTTGTAATCTTTTAGGGCTAGAAGTTCAAGATTTAGATGAAGGAAAAAGCCAAATTTCTCACGGGGAAACAGTTCGTGAAACAGCGAACATGATTTCATTTATGGCTGATATTATCGGGATTCGTGATGATATGTATATCGGTAAAGGAAATACGTATATGCGTGAGGTTTCTGAATCTGTACAAGAAGGGCATAAAGATGGCGTGTTAGAACAACGTCCAACATTAGTCAACTTGCAATGTGATATCGATCATCCAACTCAAGCGATGGCAGATGCTTTGCATTTGATCCATGAATTCGGCGGCGTTGAAAACTTGAAAGGTAAAAAAGTTGCGATGACTTGGGCTTATTCACCTTCATATGGTAAACCATTATCTGTTCCTCAAGGAATCGTAGGTTTGATGACACGTCTTGGTATGGATGTTGTTTTAGCTCATCCAGAAGGCTATGAAATCATGCCGGAAGTTGAAGAAGTTGCGAAGAAAAATGCAGCAGAAGCTGGCGGTTCATTTACTAAAACAAACAGTATGGCAGAAGCTTTTAAAGATGCCGATGTTGTATATCCTAAGAGCTGGGCTCCCTTTGCGGCTATGGAAAAACGGACACAATTATATGGTGAAGGCGATCAAGCGGGTATCGATAAATTAGAAAAAGAACTACTTGCTCAAAATACCAACCATAAAGATTGGGAATGTACAGAAGAACTAATGAAAACAACAAAAGATGGCAAAGCACTATACATGCATTGCTTACCTGCCGATATTACTGGTGTGAGCTGTGATGAAGGCGAAGTTGAAGCTTCTGTCTTTGATCGTTATCGTGTGGAACTGTACAAAGAAGCAAGCTACAAACCATATATTATTGCAGCAATGATTTTCTTAAGTAAAGTGAAAAGCCCACAAGCAACATTAAAAGAACTTGAGAAAAAAGCAACTCCAAGAGAAGTCAAATAA
- a CDS encoding YgeY family selenium metabolism-linked hydrolase, giving the protein MDFNEINKAAEGYREDMIKFLRDLVKIPGESAEEGAKMDRAKAEMTKLGFDKIEVDPQGNLLGYMGTGKKLIAFDGHMDTVGIGEMSNWEFDPYDGYETDTEIGGRGTSDQEGGIVSAIYGVKIMKDLGLLTEKYTALVTVTVQEEDCDGLCWQYIIKEDGIRPEFVVSTEPTDGGIYRGQRGRMEIKVEVKGVSCHGSAPERGDNAIYKMADILQDVRALNNNGDTESTVIRGLVRMLDEKYNPEWKEARFLGKGTVTASQIFHSSPSRCAVADGCTVSLDRRMTAGETWESCLEEIRNLPAVKKYGDDVVVSMYDYDRSSYTGLTYPIECYFPTWVIPEEHGVTKALMETHRNLYGEERKGSKETIDMRKARPLLDKWTFSTNGVSIMGRNGIPCIGFGPGAEAQAHAPNEKTWKDDLVRCAAVYAALPTVYCENN; this is encoded by the coding sequence ATGGATTTCAACGAAATTAACAAAGCAGCAGAAGGTTACAGAGAGGACATGATCAAGTTTTTACGTGATCTAGTTAAAATTCCAGGAGAAAGTGCTGAAGAAGGCGCTAAAATGGATCGTGCGAAAGCCGAAATGACAAAATTAGGTTTTGATAAAATCGAAGTAGATCCTCAAGGTAATTTACTAGGTTATATGGGAACAGGGAAAAAATTGATCGCATTTGACGGTCATATGGATACGGTTGGTATCGGTGAAATGAGTAACTGGGAATTTGATCCATATGATGGGTATGAAACAGATACAGAAATTGGCGGACGTGGTACTTCTGACCAAGAAGGCGGAATTGTTTCAGCTATTTATGGTGTCAAAATCATGAAAGATTTGGGACTATTAACCGAAAAATATACAGCTTTAGTAACCGTAACTGTTCAAGAAGAAGATTGTGATGGTTTATGCTGGCAATATATCATCAAAGAAGATGGCATCCGTCCAGAATTCGTTGTGTCAACTGAACCAACCGATGGCGGGATTTATCGTGGTCAACGCGGCCGAATGGAAATTAAAGTAGAAGTCAAAGGTGTTTCATGTCACGGATCAGCTCCAGAACGTGGCGATAATGCAATTTATAAAATGGCTGACATTTTACAAGACGTTCGTGCCTTAAACAATAATGGGGACACAGAAAGCACTGTTATCAGAGGCTTAGTCCGTATGCTTGATGAAAAATACAATCCTGAATGGAAAGAAGCACGTTTCTTAGGCAAAGGAACTGTTACAGCTTCACAAATCTTCCATTCATCACCAAGTCGTTGTGCGGTGGCAGATGGCTGTACAGTGTCATTAGACCGTCGTATGACTGCTGGTGAAACATGGGAAAGTTGTTTAGAAGAAATCCGCAACTTACCTGCAGTTAAAAAATACGGAGATGATGTTGTCGTTTCAATGTATGACTACGATCGTTCATCATATACTGGTTTAACCTATCCAATCGAATGTTACTTCCCAACTTGGGTCATTCCAGAAGAACATGGCGTAACAAAAGCCCTGATGGAAACACACAGAAATCTTTACGGTGAAGAACGTAAGGGATCAAAAGAAACGATCGACATGCGTAAAGCGCGTCCGTTGTTAGACAAATGGACATTCTCAACAAACGGAGTATCCATCATGGGTCGTAACGGCATTCCTTGTATTGGCTTTGGACCAGGTGCTGAAGCACAAGCACATGCGCCAAACGAAAAAACTTGGAAAGATGATTTAGTTCGCTGTGCAGCTGTTTATGCCGCATTACCAACTGTCTATTGCGAAAATAACTAA
- the dpaL gene encoding diaminopropionate ammonia-lyase, producing the protein MEKIKWTANEMPKTDDQYLSLMSKEAIEKALAFHRSFPQYNQTPLAELKQMAQHLGLKDFFVKDESYRFGLNAFKVLGGSFAMANYIAEKLGKDVADLTYDVLTSDKLREEFGQATFFTATDGNHGRGVAWAANKLRQKSVVLMPKGSTQTRKENIEKEGAKVTIEEVNYDECVRMANKMAEETENGVMVQDTAWDGYEKIPTWIMQGYGTMALEASKQLEEAGNKRPTHVFVQAGVGSLAGAVVGYFANLYPDNPPKMIVVEAQVADCLYKSAIEKDGQIRFLEGDLQTIMAGLACGEPNTISFDILENHTSVFVSAPDWVSEKGMRMLGAPLKDDPQVISGESGAVAMGLVATAMQDPEYKELRDTLELDENSTVLMFSTEGDTDPDNYKKILWR; encoded by the coding sequence TTGGAAAAAATAAAATGGACGGCAAATGAAATGCCCAAAACAGATGATCAGTATTTATCACTGATGTCAAAGGAAGCAATCGAAAAAGCCTTAGCTTTTCATCGTAGTTTCCCTCAATACAATCAGACGCCATTGGCTGAATTAAAACAGATGGCTCAACATTTAGGATTAAAGGATTTTTTTGTTAAGGATGAATCCTATCGTTTCGGTTTAAATGCCTTCAAAGTGCTCGGCGGCTCGTTCGCTATGGCAAACTATATTGCTGAAAAACTGGGGAAAGACGTAGCAGATTTGACGTATGATGTTTTAACATCCGATAAACTACGGGAAGAATTTGGGCAAGCGACGTTCTTCACTGCGACAGATGGAAATCATGGACGCGGCGTTGCTTGGGCAGCAAATAAATTGAGACAGAAATCAGTCGTTTTGATGCCTAAAGGCTCAACACAAACCCGAAAAGAAAATATTGAAAAAGAAGGCGCTAAGGTGACCATTGAAGAAGTCAATTACGACGAATGTGTGCGGATGGCTAACAAGATGGCAGAAGAAACTGAAAACGGTGTCATGGTACAAGATACTGCTTGGGATGGTTATGAAAAAATTCCAACTTGGATCATGCAAGGATATGGCACGATGGCGTTAGAAGCATCTAAACAATTAGAAGAAGCTGGAAACAAGCGCCCAACACATGTGTTTGTGCAAGCGGGTGTTGGTAGTTTAGCGGGAGCAGTTGTTGGCTATTTTGCTAATCTTTATCCCGATAATCCACCTAAAATGATTGTAGTCGAAGCGCAAGTAGCAGATTGTTTATATAAATCAGCAATCGAAAAAGATGGCCAAATTCGTTTTTTAGAAGGTGATTTACAAACCATTATGGCAGGCTTAGCCTGTGGTGAACCAAATACGATCTCATTCGATATTTTAGAAAATCATACTTCAGTCTTTGTTTCAGCACCAGACTGGGTTTCAGAAAAAGGGATGAGAATGCTAGGTGCGCCACTAAAAGATGATCCTCAAGTCATCTCTGGAGAATCAGGAGCGGTCGCAATGGGCTTAGTAGCAACCGCGATGCAAGATCCTGAATATAAAGAATTACGTGATACGTTAGAACTAGACGAAAATTCAACTGTTTTAATGTTCTCAACAGAAGGCGACACAGATCCAGATAACTATAAAAAAATCTTATGGAGGTAA
- the hydA gene encoding dihydropyrimidinase, which produces MSILLKGGIVVSAKGRRQLDVRIDGEKIVEMGTHLKTENSTVEDVTECFLLPGFIDAHTHLELNNGKGSMGTADNFYTGSKAAVAKGTTAVIDMATPSKGSSLKDCLAAWDQLAKGNSSCDYTYHMSIIEWNPAIKAEVKAMIDAGITSFKMYMAYDNLRTTDAEIFEAMNEIHKYQGMLGIHCENGDMVNEMIAQFVAEGKLSPHYHPLTRPDSVEAEAVERYLMIADLANLPVNIVHLSTKRSLEAVKRARARNQKVFVETCPQYLVLDEHLYDGPDFEGAKYVCSPPLRSIGDQQALWDGVIDGQVNTISTDHCSFNFEGQKTIGKEDFSKIPNGMPGVETRPELIYTYGVTTGKISLERMVGLISEDIAKQFALYPQKGIIQAGSDADIVIWDPKTTGVISATTQLQNVDYTPYDGMQTKGSAKAVYLRGQKVAENGQVIAEKQGKFIFRNISKNN; this is translated from the coding sequence ATGTCTATTCTTTTAAAGGGCGGAATCGTAGTTTCCGCTAAGGGTCGCCGTCAATTAGATGTACGAATCGACGGTGAAAAAATCGTTGAAATGGGTACCCATTTAAAAACAGAAAATTCTACAGTCGAAGACGTGACAGAATGTTTTTTACTGCCGGGATTTATCGACGCCCATACTCATTTAGAATTAAACAATGGGAAAGGCTCAATGGGGACTGCAGATAATTTTTATACGGGAAGTAAGGCAGCTGTTGCTAAAGGAACCACTGCAGTGATTGATATGGCGACACCAAGCAAAGGCAGTTCATTAAAAGACTGCCTAGCTGCTTGGGATCAATTGGCAAAGGGAAATAGTTCTTGTGATTATACCTATCATATGTCAATCATTGAGTGGAATCCCGCTATCAAGGCAGAAGTCAAAGCAATGATCGATGCTGGGATTACTTCATTTAAAATGTATATGGCCTATGACAATTTAAGGACAACAGATGCTGAAATATTTGAAGCAATGAATGAGATTCATAAGTACCAAGGAATGTTAGGTATTCATTGTGAAAATGGTGATATGGTCAATGAAATGATCGCTCAATTTGTAGCGGAAGGGAAATTATCACCTCATTATCACCCTTTAACAAGACCTGATTCAGTTGAAGCAGAAGCTGTAGAACGGTACTTAATGATTGCAGATTTAGCAAATTTGCCCGTTAACATTGTTCATTTAAGCACAAAACGATCTTTAGAAGCTGTAAAACGAGCGAGAGCACGAAATCAAAAAGTCTTTGTGGAAACATGTCCGCAATATTTAGTATTGGATGAACATTTATATGATGGTCCTGACTTTGAAGGAGCGAAGTATGTGTGTTCACCACCATTACGTAGTATTGGTGATCAACAGGCTTTATGGGATGGTGTGATCGATGGTCAAGTCAATACGATTTCAACGGATCATTGCAGTTTTAATTTTGAGGGACAAAAGACGATTGGCAAAGAAGATTTCAGTAAAATTCCTAACGGGATGCCGGGTGTCGAAACTCGTCCTGAGTTGATCTATACGTATGGTGTAACGACTGGGAAAATCAGTTTAGAGCGGATGGTTGGTCTGATTTCAGAAGACATTGCCAAACAGTTTGCCTTATATCCACAAAAAGGCATTATCCAAGCTGGCAGCGATGCAGATATCGTCATTTGGGATCCCAAAACCACAGGCGTTATTTCAGCTACAACTCAACTGCAAAATGTAGATTACACTCCTTATGACGGGATGCAAACAAAAGGCAGCGCGAAAGCCGTTTATCTAAGAGGGCAAAAAGTGGCTGAAAATGGTCAAGTGATCGCAGAAAAACAAGGAAAATTTATTTTCCGGAACATCTCCAAAAATAACTAA